Sequence from the Egibacter rhizosphaerae genome:
CGAGACGGCCACACGACTCGTCGAGCGCGTGGACGCGCTCGTGTGGGTCGTCGACCCGCTGAAGTACGCCCGCGCCGACCTGCACGACGAGCTGCTGCGGGATCTCTCGGCCCACGCGCGGGTCGTGCTCTGCGCCCTGAACCGCAGCGATGAGCTCGACGACGAGGCGCTGCGCACATGCCGCGACGACCTCGCCGACCTGCTGGAGGGGGCGGGGCTCGGGGAGGCCACGCTGGTCGCCACGTCCGCGCACACCGGCCGGGGGGTCGACGCGTTGCGCGACCGACTCGACGAGCTGGCGCGCAGCCGGAGCGCGGCGCTCACGCGCATCGCCGCCGACGCCGCCGCTCTGGCGGGACCGCTGCGGTCCGCCTTGCCGCCGACACCGGACGTGCCGCGTCAGCGGGACGCGTTGCTGCCCGCGGCCATGGACGCGCTCGACGGGCATCGCGCGGTCCAGGAGGCCGGGGTCGCCTACGACCGCGAGGCCCGCGACGCCGCACGCTCGCCCATGGCGTACCTCGGGCGGCTGCCGGTGCAGATCGTGCGCAGCGTGACCGAGGGCGTCGTCGGCGGCCACCGTGCCGAGTCGACCACGCGCGACGCCGCCGCGAGCCGCCTCACCAGCGCCCTGAACCAGGAGATGCCACGGACCACGCCCGCCCTCGACGCCACCGTGGACACCGCGGTGCACGACGCGGTGCCGCGCCTGGCAGCAGCGGTTGATCGCGTCGAGCTGCGCCCGGCGCGGCGACGCTGGTGGGCGGCGGCGCGGGTGCTCGGCACTGCCGCGGAGCTCGCGCTGATCGCCGGTTTCGCCTGGCTCGCGGCGCTCGGGGTGGTGGCGTGGCTGCAGCTGCCCCCGCTGCCGAGCCCCACCGCCGTCGGCGAGATCCCGTGGCCGACCGCGTTGTTCCTGGGTGGCCTGCTCGGGCGGGTCGTGGTCGGCCTCCTCACCCGCCAGGCACGCCACGTGGGACGACGACGCCACGAGACCGCCGTTTCGCGCCGCCTGCGCACCCAGCTCGCCGACGAGCTGGACGACGCGCTCCTCGCCCCGTTGCACGCCGACGCACACGCCCACGAACGGCTGCGGACGGCCATCGATCGCCTCGCCCACCAATGAGTAGGCTGGCGCCCGCTCGGTCGCAGGAGATGCCGCATGCGCCCCACCCGGTCCCGGTCGCTCATCTACGACCTGTTCGGCGCGTACGTCCGCCCGGCCGGGGGATGGATCGCCGTCGCCGACCTCGTCCATCTGCTCGGTGAGCTGGGGGTCGACGAGCAGGCGGTACGGTCGGCCGTGTCGAGGATGAAGCGCAAGGGCTTGCTCGTCGGCTCACGCCGGGACGGCGTCGCAGGGTACGCCTTGAGCGACGAGGCCGAGCGCATGTTCGCGGAGGGCGACGTCGCCATCTTCACGACCACCGAGCCGGCCGACCTCGCCGACGGTTGGGTCATCGCGACGTTCTCCGTGCCAGAGGGCGAGCGGGATCGACGGCACAAGCTGCGGTCGGCGCTTACGTGGCTCGGCTTCGGCAACCTGTCGAGCGGCGTGTGGATCGCCCCGTGGCGCACGTTCGAGCCCGCGGCGCAGACGGTGCGCGGACTCGGCCTCGAGGGCCACGTCGACCTGTTCCACGCCCATCACGAGGCGTTCCGCGAGCCGCCGGACCTGATCGCCCGGTGCTGGGACCTGGACGGCCTCGCGGCCCGGTACGCCTCGTTCGTGGCGACCGCGCGGCCGGTGCTGGAACGCTGGGAACGCGACGGCGGCGACCACCGCCAAGCGTTCGTGGACTACACGCTCCTGCTGCACGAGTGGCGCCAGATGCCCTACCTCGACCCC
This genomic interval carries:
- a CDS encoding GTPase — its product is MTGNLTSHPPGADELRHGLGVVAADGPGRLDEAVVARAAELRARLDERLARGAGGTVAALAGGTGVGKSALANALAGATVVEEGVRRPTTDVPTALFADPDAAVDELLDWLGIPVRRALDRSEAPRQHPVAWPPGLVLIDLPDHDSVVRHHHETATRLVERVDALVWVVDPLKYARADLHDELLRDLSAHARVVLCALNRSDELDDEALRTCRDDLADLLEGAGLGEATLVATSAHTGRGVDALRDRLDELARSRSAALTRIAADAAALAGPLRSALPPTPDVPRQRDALLPAAMDALDGHRAVQEAGVAYDREARDAARSPMAYLGRLPVQIVRSVTEGVVGGHRAESTTRDAAASRLTSALNQEMPRTTPALDATVDTAVHDAVPRLAAAVDRVELRPARRRWWAAARVLGTAAELALIAGFAWLAALGVVAWLQLPPLPSPTAVGEIPWPTALFLGGLLGRVVVGLLTRQARHVGRRRHETAVSRRLRTQLADELDDALLAPLHADAHAHERLRTAIDRLAHQ
- a CDS encoding PaaX family transcriptional regulator C-terminal domain-containing protein, whose product is MRPTRSRSLIYDLFGAYVRPAGGWIAVADLVHLLGELGVDEQAVRSAVSRMKRKGLLVGSRRDGVAGYALSDEAERMFAEGDVAIFTTTEPADLADGWVIATFSVPEGERDRRHKLRSALTWLGFGNLSSGVWIAPWRTFEPAAQTVRGLGLEGHVDLFHAHHEAFREPPDLIARCWDLDGLAARYASFVATARPVLERWERDGGDHRQAFVDYTLLLHEWRQMPYLDPGLPSEVLPANWQGETAARLFDTLLERLEKPARLHVERVINAAR